In a genomic window of Fimbriiglobus ruber:
- a CDS encoding FUSC family protein gives MDWQTLRVCLKVGLAVGLAYLLTFGERSHYSLYAVLTAALIVGENFGEDLNQSLVRLAGTLLGAVIGVGFLVTLGVDVWGVVATAVTAAFLSRQVKLEQLSRVTLAVCMVTLLLHPDRVVSYGMYRLLNTLIGAAIGLGVSILIWPVRAEAAVTQAVTKLLSLSADVLREVGAPRSDKADDDTDQAEQQLAKVFKAIRDARREGQVFRTSATATAERAILGGQVGLGAVAVSVGCERLTKNPSAAEFLSAVAVTAGRLADRAKALASPTANGMETAPAHEPPFEMPSPPADADLNATEGVLMAGVVGELRVIASALAVLERVTVKTTEHEKADQAKEAAKDKQGSGVDGIKGE, from the coding sequence GTGGACTGGCAAACACTTCGGGTCTGCCTCAAGGTCGGGTTGGCGGTCGGGCTCGCGTATCTGCTTACCTTCGGCGAGCGTTCCCACTACTCGCTCTACGCCGTCCTCACCGCCGCGCTGATCGTCGGTGAGAATTTCGGCGAAGACCTCAACCAATCCCTCGTGCGGCTGGCCGGAACGCTCCTCGGGGCGGTCATCGGAGTGGGGTTTCTGGTCACCCTCGGGGTCGACGTGTGGGGCGTCGTCGCAACAGCCGTTACCGCAGCGTTTCTCTCCCGGCAGGTCAAGCTTGAGCAGCTCAGCCGGGTGACGCTGGCAGTGTGTATGGTCACCTTGTTACTGCATCCCGACCGTGTCGTGTCCTACGGGATGTACCGGCTTCTGAACACGCTCATCGGCGCCGCGATCGGGCTGGGGGTCAGCATCCTGATCTGGCCGGTCCGGGCGGAGGCTGCCGTCACCCAGGCCGTGACGAAACTTCTGTCACTCTCCGCGGACGTACTGCGTGAGGTCGGCGCTCCCCGTAGCGACAAAGCGGATGACGATACCGACCAGGCCGAGCAGCAACTGGCCAAGGTGTTCAAGGCAATCCGGGATGCCCGGCGGGAGGGTCAAGTGTTCCGCACGTCGGCCACGGCAACGGCCGAGCGGGCGATCCTCGGCGGGCAGGTCGGGCTCGGCGCTGTCGCGGTGTCGGTAGGGTGCGAGCGGCTTACCAAGAACCCTTCCGCGGCGGAATTCCTGTCTGCGGTCGCCGTAACGGCTGGGAGGCTGGCCGACAGGGCCAAGGCGCTCGCTTCACCAACGGCAAATGGGATGGAAACTGCGCCCGCTCACGAGCCTCCGTTTGAAATGCCATCCCCGCCCGCCGATGCGGACCTGAACGCGACAGAAGGCGTGTTGATGGCCGGCGTGGTCGGGGAACTGCGGGTGATCGCCTCGGCTCTGGCCGTGTTGGAGCGGGTAACCGTCAAGACCACTGAGCACGAGAAAGCCGATCAGGCGAAAGAGGCGGCAAAAGACAAACAGGGATCGGGAGTCGACGGCATAAAGGGAGAATAA
- a CDS encoding IS701 family transposase, giving the protein MTEQEIVGVGPAFARYLGRYRDVFRQDRTAAHFDTYCRGLLSDLPRKSIEPIALASGTTVRTLQLFVTTSVWSYDEARTRLHRFVADTLADLPTDPVGTVGVIDETSSRKWGDHTPGVQRQYLGCVGKVDNGIVTVHVGVTKGTFRTLLDADLFLPESWDVDRARCQAAGIPDTVRHHPKWRLALDQLLRANTNGITFDWLTFDEGYGAAVPLLTVLGVMGQRFVGEIPTNFAVRDAAGGPSRRADERLTGGHAERGRVYRLTRQTTRPSVWRVATAIVWVADRKHTLMVARNDATGEIKYFLTNATAEPVARILAVAFRRWTVEHLFRVAKQEVGLMHYEGRDYTGLMRHRTLAVVVLGFVAAHTERLRGEKPRRDDGAGVPGAQRPVRDPVPAATGNRGHPTYQRRNSIPPAAKQASHPIS; this is encoded by the coding sequence ATGACCGAGCAGGAAATCGTGGGCGTCGGCCCGGCGTTCGCCCGGTATCTGGGCCGGTATCGGGACGTGTTCCGGCAGGACCGCACGGCCGCCCACTTCGACACGTATTGTCGGGGCCTGTTATCCGACCTGCCGCGGAAATCGATCGAACCGATCGCGTTGGCGAGCGGGACGACGGTCCGTACCCTCCAGTTGTTCGTGACGACCTCGGTGTGGTCGTACGACGAGGCCCGGACGCGGTTGCACCGATTCGTGGCCGATACGCTGGCCGATCTCCCGACCGATCCCGTCGGAACGGTCGGGGTGATCGACGAGACGAGCAGCCGGAAGTGGGGGGATCACACTCCGGGCGTCCAACGGCAGTACCTGGGGTGTGTGGGCAAGGTCGACAATGGGATCGTGACCGTCCACGTGGGGGTCACCAAGGGCACCTTTCGTACCCTGTTGGACGCCGACCTGTTCCTACCCGAGTCGTGGGACGTGGACCGCGCGCGGTGTCAGGCGGCCGGCATCCCGGACACCGTCCGGCACCACCCGAAGTGGCGGCTGGCCCTCGACCAACTCCTCCGGGCGAACACGAACGGGATCACGTTCGACTGGCTGACGTTCGACGAAGGGTACGGGGCAGCCGTCCCGCTCCTGACCGTGTTGGGCGTGATGGGACAGCGGTTCGTGGGTGAAATCCCGACGAATTTCGCCGTCCGGGACGCGGCCGGGGGCCCCTCCCGGCGGGCCGACGAGCGGTTGACCGGGGGTCACGCCGAGCGGGGGCGAGTGTACCGGTTGACCCGCCAGACGACCCGCCCGTCGGTCTGGCGGGTGGCCACCGCCATCGTCTGGGTGGCCGACCGCAAGCACACCCTGATGGTCGCCCGCAACGACGCGACCGGGGAGATCAAGTACTTCCTGACGAACGCCACGGCCGAGCCGGTGGCTCGGATTCTCGCCGTCGCCTTCCGCCGGTGGACGGTCGAGCATCTATTCCGGGTCGCCAAACAGGAAGTCGGACTGATGCACTACGAGGGGCGGGATTACACGGGGCTGATGCGGCACCGGACCCTGGCCGTGGTCGTCCTCGGATTCGTCGCCGCCCACACGGAGCGGCTCCGGGGGGAAAAACCCAGACGTGACGATGGAGCAGGTGTGCCGGGCGCTCAACGTCCGGTGCGCGATCCTGTTCCGGCGGCGACGGGGAACCGGGGCCACCCAACATACCAGCGACGTAATTCAATACCACCAGCGGCGAAACAAGCAAGCCACCCGATCTCATAA
- a CDS encoding HNH endonuclease, with the protein MKPTAERVRSLLVYNPSEIKTPFAWQAWFKFHPWENPKDHSGIDREGFLQIRIDGQFYRADQLAWLFMTGEWPQHEISHADGEKLNNSWGNIQEKAAPAAAA; encoded by the coding sequence ATGAAGCCGACCGCAGAAAGAGTCCGTTCACTACTGGTCTACAACCCCTCCGAAATCAAGACCCCATTCGCGTGGCAGGCGTGGTTCAAATTCCATCCGTGGGAGAATCCGAAGGATCATTCCGGCATTGATCGCGAGGGCTTCCTGCAGATCAGGATCGACGGCCAGTTCTACCGTGCCGATCAACTTGCGTGGCTCTTCATGACGGGCGAATGGCCCCAGCACGAGATTTCCCATGCCGATGGCGAAAAGTTGAACAACTCCTGGGGCAACATCCAAGAAAAGGCTGCTCCTGCTGCAGCGGCATAA
- a CDS encoding trypsin-like peptidase domain-containing protein, translating into MWHRDCNALARSEIRQNTLIHIPHGERIVQVRPMTINERMMYSTVRVEGRLASGEEIAGTGFLLSHTTQAGVKVRMLVSNPHVVRGVGRGTIHFHRPRSTSGHGQVIPTSSVPVEVDNFESQWVHHPDPEVDLCALPYDAIHAAVQASGQDVYATFFESQQVIPPDEALAKVDAAEEVQLIGYPEMVWDRVNSFPIFRRGTIASHPRVDFQGRPEILIDIASSYGCSGSPVVVLNRTTFKEHEAECWPVVLLGVLTSGFGRGPDGAAREDLVCREGKRSLAPGTIHLGAVVKARELLVIAEAVAAMDGKSGE; encoded by the coding sequence ATGTGGCACCGCGATTGCAACGCATTAGCCCGATCAGAAATTCGTCAGAATACCCTGATCCACATCCCCCATGGAGAACGAATCGTGCAGGTCAGGCCGATGACGATCAACGAGCGGATGATGTACTCCACGGTACGGGTCGAAGGACGGCTCGCGAGTGGGGAGGAAATCGCCGGGACGGGCTTCCTGCTGTCGCACACGACTCAGGCAGGGGTCAAGGTGCGAATGCTTGTGTCGAATCCCCACGTCGTTCGGGGCGTCGGGCGGGGAACCATTCACTTCCACAGGCCACGCTCCACCTCCGGGCACGGACAGGTCATCCCTACGAGTTCGGTGCCGGTGGAGGTTGACAACTTCGAATCGCAATGGGTTCACCATCCCGACCCAGAGGTCGACCTTTGCGCGTTGCCCTATGACGCCATACATGCCGCCGTCCAAGCCAGCGGCCAGGACGTCTACGCGACATTCTTCGAGTCCCAGCAAGTGATCCCGCCCGACGAGGCGTTGGCAAAAGTGGACGCGGCCGAGGAAGTGCAACTGATCGGATACCCCGAGATGGTGTGGGATCGCGTCAACAGCTTCCCCATCTTCCGGCGGGGCACCATCGCTTCCCACCCCAGGGTCGATTTCCAAGGGCGGCCCGAGATCCTGATCGATATTGCATCCTCCTATGGCTGCTCGGGTTCCCCGGTTGTGGTTCTGAATCGAACGACCTTTAAGGAGCATGAAGCCGAGTGTTGGCCGGTCGTCCTGCTCGGAGTCTTGACGTCGGGGTTCGGACGCGGCCCTGACGGGGCGGCGAGGGAGGACTTGGTGTGCCGGGAGGGGAAAAGGTCACTGGCACCGGGCACAATTCATTTGGGAGCGGTCGTCAAAGCCCGGGAGCTTCTGGTTATAGCCGAGGCCGTCGCAGCAATGGATGGGAAATCCGGTGAATGA
- a CDS encoding carbon storage regulator — MLVLTRKIGEEIVVEGGIRITVTAIGNDRVKIGISAPPHVKVDRAEVAARIAAESSPVLEFACR; from the coding sequence ATGCTCGTACTCACCCGCAAGATTGGCGAAGAAATCGTTGTCGAGGGCGGCATCCGCATCACCGTGACGGCCATCGGTAACGACCGGGTGAAGATTGGGATCTCGGCTCCGCCGCACGTCAAGGTTGACCGGGCTGAGGTGGCCGCCCGCATCGCGGCAGAAAGCTCCCCCGTCCTGGAATTCGCCTGCCGTTGA
- a CDS encoding DUF1073 domain-containing protein, whose protein sequence is MWPFTKKRPAQPAPEPRRNSFFSTDIDFPTGDNPAKRMRRMLDHMTLTFQRTVEDLKPVDENGNAMAMDNADFASVKIRNGIGLGGYIPETQFAWYCGQGFIGYQAAALISQNWLVKKACAMPAKDASRNGYETSVNDGTEVDTEVLDYIREEDKKFETLRNCVEFIDLGRTFGIRVAMFEVESPDPEYYSKPFNPDGVRPNSYKGISQIDPYWISPELGGDAAANPASKDFYEPTWWRIGGKRVHRTHLVIFRNGNLPDILKPAYLYGGLPVPQLIAERVYAAERTANEAPMLAMTKRMMVMKADLTQIVANQEQFNARMDYQTQVQNNFGVKFVGLDDEFQQFDTSLADLDAVIMTQYQIVAAAAGVPATKLLGTTPKGFNATGEFEESSYHEELESIQQHDLSPLLNRHHLLLIRSHVAPKFKIKPFNTEVAWKPVDSPTAAEQADINLKKAQTDTALNQAGAIDGTDIRERLINDLDSGYNGIAPVVPNGPGDREYEQEMAAQSSESETDPDEDEAAE, encoded by the coding sequence ATGTGGCCATTTACGAAGAAACGACCCGCCCAACCGGCACCCGAGCCCCGGCGTAACAGCTTCTTCTCCACCGACATCGACTTTCCGACCGGCGACAACCCGGCAAAACGCATGAGGCGTATGCTGGATCACATGACGCTCACGTTCCAGCGGACGGTCGAAGACCTGAAGCCAGTGGACGAGAACGGCAATGCGATGGCGATGGATAACGCCGACTTCGCCTCGGTCAAAATACGTAACGGCATTGGCCTCGGCGGGTACATCCCCGAGACGCAATTCGCGTGGTACTGCGGCCAGGGGTTCATCGGCTACCAGGCCGCCGCACTCATCAGCCAGAACTGGTTGGTCAAGAAGGCATGCGCCATGCCCGCCAAGGATGCCTCGCGAAACGGCTACGAGACGAGTGTGAACGACGGAACCGAGGTGGACACCGAAGTCCTGGATTACATTCGCGAGGAGGACAAGAAGTTCGAGACGCTCCGCAACTGCGTCGAGTTCATCGACCTTGGCCGAACGTTCGGCATCCGCGTCGCCATGTTCGAGGTCGAATCACCGGACCCGGAATATTACAGTAAGCCTTTCAACCCAGACGGGGTCCGGCCGAACAGCTACAAGGGCATCAGCCAGATCGACCCCTATTGGATCTCGCCGGAGTTGGGGGGCGACGCCGCGGCGAATCCGGCATCGAAAGACTTCTACGAGCCGACCTGGTGGCGGATCGGGGGCAAGCGGGTTCACCGCACCCACCTGGTCATCTTCCGCAACGGCAACCTGCCGGACATCTTGAAGCCCGCCTACCTCTACGGCGGCCTGCCGGTACCGCAACTGATCGCCGAGCGAGTGTACGCCGCCGAGCGTACCGCGAACGAAGCGCCGATGCTGGCCATGACCAAGCGGATGATGGTTATGAAGGCCGACCTGACGCAGATCGTCGCCAACCAGGAGCAGTTCAACGCGCGGATGGACTACCAAACGCAGGTGCAGAATAATTTCGGCGTCAAGTTCGTGGGGCTGGATGACGAATTCCAGCAGTTCGACACGTCCCTGGCCGACCTGGACGCGGTCATCATGACCCAATACCAGATCGTCGCCGCCGCCGCCGGTGTCCCCGCCACGAAATTGCTGGGAACGACACCCAAAGGTTTCAATGCGACCGGGGAGTTCGAGGAGTCGAGCTACCACGAAGAATTGGAGAGCATCCAGCAGCACGACCTATCGCCGCTACTTAACCGGCATCACCTTCTCCTGATCCGCTCGCACGTCGCGCCAAAGTTCAAGATCAAACCCTTCAACACCGAAGTGGCGTGGAAACCGGTCGACTCACCGACAGCGGCCGAGCAGGCCGACATCAACCTGAAGAAGGCCCAGACCGACACCGCCCTCAACCAGGCGGGTGCCATCGACGGTACCGATATTCGGGAGCGGCTGATTAACGACCTCGATTCGGGGTACAACGGCATCGCGCCGGTAGTGCCTAACGGGCCTGGAGACCGGGAGTACGAGCAAGAAATGGCGGCCCAATCGTCGGAATCCGAAACGGACCCCGACGAAGACGAGGCAGCCGAATGA
- a CDS encoding DUF2312 domain-containing protein, translating into MSSPLGHNKTRVGGVAVDQLKSIIGRVEKLTEEKEGIAADIRDVFAEAKGNGFDVKAIRTIIKLRKQDASEREEAETILHTYCHALGMTPDLFDGEESVA; encoded by the coding sequence ATGAGTTCACCGTTAGGACACAACAAGACCCGCGTTGGAGGCGTTGCCGTCGATCAACTGAAGTCGATAATCGGCAGAGTCGAGAAGCTGACTGAAGAGAAGGAAGGAATTGCTGCGGACATCCGCGACGTGTTCGCAGAGGCCAAAGGCAATGGCTTTGACGTGAAGGCGATCCGCACGATCATCAAGCTGCGAAAGCAAGATGCTAGCGAACGGGAAGAGGCCGAAACGATCCTGCACACCTATTGCCACGCACTCGGGATGACTCCGGATCTATTTGACGGCGAGGAGTCGGTAGCATGA
- a CDS encoding PD-(D/E)XK nuclease-like domain-containing protein, translating to MTNKIRPVVEPGIYFNMPETAYHASEGLSCSGIKHLTVSKLNYWHKNLNPDREPEEDTGARRFGKATHAFALESERFAQHFAMKLSPEDFHGALVTADDMKAFLELNGLPKSAKKKSDLVDRIVASGLPAVIWDQELERHAAEHAGKTFLSKEESKNIAGAAAVMADDPYVKAALSGGMPEVSFFVRDPETGVMLKSRMDYVRPRSTVDIKTFSNSRGKPVEKAIFEAIFYEGYHLQCVFYNQVRELARQQLAAGEIRTHGDVSEQWLKEFIDTEGHGFVLIFIESSAPFHLRMELLKEAEAAGADLNVYWSSAHMRIHDMKKLYAECLEKYGDKPWRDPALPHQLEDTDLPMLMFS from the coding sequence ATGACAAACAAAATTCGCCCTGTCGTCGAGCCAGGCATCTACTTCAATATGCCAGAAACGGCTTACCACGCGTCCGAAGGGCTGTCGTGCAGTGGCATCAAGCACCTCACTGTCTCCAAGCTCAATTACTGGCACAAGAACTTGAACCCGGATCGAGAACCGGAAGAGGACACGGGTGCGCGCCGGTTCGGCAAAGCGACCCACGCTTTCGCGCTGGAATCCGAACGCTTCGCTCAGCACTTTGCGATGAAGCTGTCGCCGGAGGATTTCCATGGCGCGCTGGTGACGGCCGACGACATGAAGGCGTTCCTCGAACTGAACGGCCTACCGAAATCCGCAAAGAAGAAGTCCGATCTCGTGGATCGGATCGTGGCCAGCGGCCTGCCGGCCGTTATCTGGGATCAGGAGCTTGAAAGGCACGCTGCGGAGCATGCGGGCAAAACGTTTCTGAGTAAGGAGGAATCGAAGAACATCGCGGGCGCTGCGGCAGTCATGGCGGACGATCCCTACGTCAAAGCGGCTCTCAGTGGTGGTATGCCGGAAGTGTCCTTCTTCGTCCGAGACCCGGAAACCGGTGTGATGCTCAAGTCCCGCATGGACTACGTGCGCCCCCGATCGACCGTGGACATCAAGACGTTCTCGAACTCGCGCGGGAAACCAGTGGAAAAGGCGATTTTCGAAGCCATCTTTTACGAAGGCTACCACCTCCAGTGCGTTTTCTACAACCAGGTTCGCGAGCTCGCGCGGCAGCAACTCGCCGCCGGTGAGATCCGCACGCACGGGGATGTGAGCGAGCAATGGCTGAAGGAATTTATCGATACTGAGGGGCACGGATTCGTGCTGATCTTTATCGAGTCATCCGCCCCGTTCCACCTGCGCATGGAGTTGCTGAAGGAGGCCGAGGCGGCGGGCGCGGACTTGAACGTGTACTGGTCATCGGCCCACATGCGGATACACGACATGAAAAAGTTGTACGCGGAGTGCCTCGAAAAGTACGGCGACAAGCCGTGGCGGGACCCGGCGCTGCCGCATCAACTCGAAGACACCGATCTGCCAATGTTAATGTTTAGCTAG
- a CDS encoding Ref family recombination enhancement nuclease codes for MNLTGQPVYAKGQPRRARSKPPTKAEREHWERVRSLGCMANGCEAKNPEIHHTGTGAGGRKDHAKVIGLCHTHHRGEQGIHTLSRKVWEPIFGTEEQHLQRVALSLR; via the coding sequence ATGAACCTGACGGGGCAACCGGTTTACGCTAAAGGCCAGCCTCGCAGAGCGAGAAGCAAGCCGCCGACAAAGGCCGAAAGGGAGCACTGGGAGCGAGTCCGAAGCCTCGGCTGCATGGCCAACGGATGCGAAGCGAAGAACCCAGAAATTCATCACACGGGGACAGGGGCGGGAGGCCGCAAGGATCACGCGAAGGTCATCGGTTTATGCCATACCCATCACCGGGGCGAGCAGGGTATCCACACGCTGAGCCGGAAAGTTTGGGAGCCGATCTTCGGAACCGAGGAACAACACCTCCAGCGCGTCGCGCTTTCGTTACGGTAA
- a CDS encoding ATP-binding protein, protein MTFEFIENAKRESTPLLIGLVGPSGGGKTKSALRLAAGIQKVRGGKLVGVDSEARRMLHYADEFPLTYLEFKPPFSSRRYLEALQAAAQKAEGGVVILDSTSHEHEGEGGYLEMHEAELNRMAGDDWKKRERMNFTAWIKPAQERRRLINSILQMNCAFIFCFRAKEKLKIVKGHEPIQLGWQAIAGEEFAFEMTVRCLLPPGANGVPDWSEEAFRQGVAKRSDFHAPLIPDGVQLNEDIGERLAQWAKGTLGGEALIQQARISAGKGTDTYLSYWKTLTNPQRSELVAEHENNKKLARDADERATTDPMKF, encoded by the coding sequence ATGACATTTGAGTTCATCGAGAACGCGAAACGCGAAAGCACCCCGCTGCTCATCGGTCTCGTCGGCCCATCTGGCGGGGGGAAGACGAAAAGTGCCTTGCGACTCGCGGCGGGTATTCAGAAGGTCCGTGGTGGAAAGCTGGTTGGAGTCGATTCCGAAGCCCGGAGGATGCTTCACTACGCCGACGAGTTCCCGCTCACCTATCTCGAATTCAAGCCGCCTTTCTCATCGCGTAGATATTTAGAAGCACTGCAGGCGGCTGCTCAGAAAGCCGAGGGCGGAGTGGTTATTCTCGACTCCACTTCACACGAGCACGAAGGCGAAGGCGGGTATCTGGAGATGCACGAGGCGGAGTTGAACCGCATGGCGGGCGACGATTGGAAGAAGCGTGAGAGGATGAACTTCACTGCATGGATCAAGCCTGCTCAGGAGCGCAGACGCCTCATCAACTCCATCCTACAGATGAACTGCGCGTTTATCTTCTGCTTCCGAGCGAAGGAGAAACTGAAAATCGTTAAAGGCCACGAGCCGATTCAGCTCGGGTGGCAAGCGATAGCCGGTGAAGAATTCGCTTTCGAAATGACTGTGCGTTGTTTACTCCCGCCCGGTGCAAATGGCGTCCCGGACTGGTCTGAGGAGGCGTTCCGGCAGGGCGTCGCGAAGCGGAGCGACTTCCACGCCCCACTGATTCCAGACGGGGTTCAACTGAACGAAGACATCGGGGAGCGGCTGGCACAGTGGGCGAAGGGAACATTGGGTGGTGAGGCGCTGATCCAGCAGGCCAGAATCTCGGCCGGGAAAGGTACAGACACTTACTTGTCTTACTGGAAGACGCTCACCAACCCACAGCGATCCGAATTGGTCGCCGAGCATGAAAACAACAAGAAACTTGCTCGCGACGCTGACGAGCGGGCGACAACCGACCCAATGAAATTTTAA
- a CDS encoding DUF3185 family protein gives MRIIGIVLVVVGIIALAVPSFTFMTSERAVDTSFFKIDVQKPHTIVFNPIVGVVATVAGIAMIFASTKTVIR, from the coding sequence ATGCGGATCATCGGCATCGTACTTGTCGTCGTCGGCATCATTGCCTTGGCCGTCCCCAGCTTTACATTCATGACCAGCGAGCGGGCGGTTGACACCAGTTTCTTCAAGATCGACGTTCAAAAGCCCCACACGATCGTGTTCAACCCGATCGTCGGTGTGGTGGCCACAGTTGCTGGCATCGCGATGATCTTCGCCAGCACAAAGACCGTGATTAGGTAA
- a CDS encoding terminase small subunit gives MSHELTPKQEAFALKYVELGNASEAYRQSYDAENMLPKSVWEEASRTLSDLKVAARIMELQELHQKRHAVTVDRVLKEYAKLAFLDIRKAFDETGNLIPIHELDDDTAAAISGIEVDKKVSKITDENGEPMVESYLHKIKLCDKKGALDSIARHLGMFVDKTEITGKDGSALAPNSVSLTVTPDLVKSIVQQVRDEF, from the coding sequence ATGTCCCATGAGCTAACACCGAAACAGGAAGCCTTCGCACTGAAATATGTCGAGTTGGGCAATGCCAGCGAGGCATACAGACAGTCTTACGACGCGGAGAACATGCTCCCCAAGAGCGTCTGGGAGGAAGCCAGCCGAACCCTTTCAGACCTCAAGGTGGCTGCAAGGATCATGGAACTCCAGGAATTGCACCAGAAACGGCACGCCGTCACGGTCGATCGCGTCCTCAAGGAATATGCCAAATTGGCTTTCCTCGACATCCGAAAGGCGTTCGATGAGACCGGTAACCTCATACCGATCCACGAATTGGATGACGATACCGCTGCCGCCATTTCGGGTATCGAGGTAGACAAGAAGGTCTCGAAAATAACCGACGAGAACGGCGAACCCATGGTCGAGAGCTATCTGCACAAGATCAAGCTGTGCGACAAGAAGGGGGCTCTCGATAGCATCGCTCGCCACTTGGGCATGTTCGTGGACAAGACGGAAATCACAGGCAAGGATGGATCAGCACTAGCGCCGAACTCGGTCTCGCTCACCGTCACGCCCGACCTGGTGAAGTCCATCGTCCAGCAAGTCCGGGATGAGTTCTAG
- a CDS encoding GIY-YIG nuclease family protein produces the protein MTDLSAKLLLPDLPHAGGVYSITCLANGMVYYGATNNLYKRAHTMRSNLFCGGCFNIRLCQDHRLHGPESFIFAVVALSGDVQDRLALEEQLIRNSGKRECYNFTRRSGIHNPGKSLWKRASVASKLTTNKEE, from the coding sequence TTGACGGACCTTTCCGCCAAACTCCTTCTGCCTGACCTGCCGCACGCCGGCGGTGTCTATTCAATTACCTGCCTAGCGAACGGCATGGTTTATTATGGCGCAACGAACAATTTGTACAAACGTGCGCACACGATGCGATCAAATCTCTTTTGTGGCGGCTGCTTTAATATTCGCCTATGCCAGGACCACCGCTTGCACGGCCCTGAAAGTTTTATTTTTGCTGTCGTTGCTCTTTCCGGTGACGTGCAAGATCGGCTTGCCTTGGAAGAACAGCTAATACGAAATTCTGGAAAGCGCGAGTGCTATAACTTCACCCGCCGCTCGGGTATTCACAATCCAGGAAAAAGCCTTTGGAAACGAGCATCAGTGGCTTCAAAACTAACAACCAACAAGGAGGAATAA
- a CDS encoding ATP-binding protein yields the protein MLDQQPSKEDLNNRITIPEPKDSKLSGGRVSPFEIEERTDQVNCPVHGLREVKNLKLFADWGNSVCDLCTEERKIKDDQTMELSRASEEKVRRDRAIRNKLDRSAIPPRFDGRTLDDFAADTPSAAAGLLTCRQYAAEFLDRLRRGSSLILCGNAGTGKTHLACGIAQDVISKHEKSAIYSTVGRAFRKVKDTYRRDSRVSEEDAISFFAVPDLLVIDEIGVQYGSETEKNILFEIVNERYEALKPTILISNLAIAPLTEYAGERVIDRMKENGGKLIVFDWKSHRGTA from the coding sequence ATGCTCGACCAACAACCAAGCAAGGAAGATTTGAACAACAGGATTACTATTCCGGAACCGAAGGATTCGAAGTTATCGGGGGGCCGGGTGTCACCGTTTGAAATCGAGGAACGAACCGATCAGGTGAATTGCCCGGTTCATGGGTTGCGTGAGGTTAAAAACCTAAAGCTTTTCGCAGACTGGGGAAATTCCGTGTGTGACCTTTGTACAGAAGAGCGGAAGATCAAGGACGACCAGACGATGGAACTATCCCGTGCAAGCGAGGAAAAAGTCCGCCGGGATCGCGCGATTCGGAACAAGTTAGACCGATCCGCTATCCCCCCCCGGTTCGACGGCAGGACGCTCGACGATTTCGCGGCTGACACGCCCAGTGCGGCTGCGGGGCTATTGACCTGTCGGCAGTATGCCGCAGAATTTCTCGACCGCCTCCGCCGTGGATCATCGCTCATTCTCTGTGGGAATGCCGGAACAGGCAAAACGCACCTCGCTTGTGGCATCGCACAAGATGTCATTTCGAAGCACGAAAAATCAGCGATTTACTCCACTGTCGGCCGGGCTTTCCGCAAGGTTAAGGATACCTACCGGCGGGACTCGCGGGTGAGCGAAGAGGATGCCATTTCCTTCTTCGCGGTCCCCGATCTCCTCGTGATCGACGAAATCGGTGTCCAGTACGGAAGCGAGACGGAGAAAAACATCCTGTTTGAGATCGTCAATGAACGGTACGAAGCCCTGAAGCCGACGATCCTGATTAGCAACCTGGCGATTGCACCCCTGACGGAATACGCCGGCGAACGGGTAATCGACCGCATGAAGGAGAATGGGGGAAAGTTGATCGTGTTCGACTGGAAGAGCCATCGCGGAACGGCATGA